GAACCGAAACCAAAAGCTTTAAAACACCGGTTAATAAACCattaacttaaaaaatcaaaaatttgaacTCATAGGGAAAACTTTTTAACATTAACATAGAATTATTAGCGTTCATTcagaatcataatttaaatatttcaatttataaaaatacttaatagtaaaatattgaatacacaatttaattgtgtaaataataaatatctattaatgAGAAGAAAATAGCGTCTTAAGTCTGTGCGTTTGCTGGTTGGGTAGCTCAGTGGAAGAGTAATCAACTGGAAAACGAGAGACCTGGGTTCGATTTACCGTCATTCAGCCTGATATTTGATCGTTTGACAGTTGCcaactaacataatatacaatataaataatcgtATATAAAATCAGtaacaaatatttcatttataaacataagaGAAAGCTAACGTATCACCATAACTGCAGTCTTATACtcttatactaatatattatatactaacacGCTACAAAACATATACACCTACCTAACAACTTACATTTCAGCTCAATTCCATttgagttttgtttttaaaggtAGGCACCTCaccataattaaattaaatttatctaaaacgataaaaatgtattggaaTTGGACAATGAGGGACTTATATTAAGCTTTTACTGTGCAGAGCGTTTTTCTTCTGTCTTCTTGAAAGCGCGTCGTAATTTCTCGaacgttaataattatatttatttttgacaggTATTTTTGTGCGTTTCACATCATGCTTATGCGTCGGAATCGGCAAAAGGGACGATGAATTGTGCCGAATATAGATCGTGCACAAAATGTGCGAACGAAACGCTGTGCAGTTGGTCTTTGGAACATCAGAATTGCGTCCAACCGGAAGAACTGTGGGGGAACATGATGGTGCATGTGGAGACGGACTGTCCGCAGTTCACGGTGGCCAAACTTTCGTGGTTGAAAGACGCGTCGTATACTTACACGTTGACCGTGTCCAACGACAAGAAAGACTTCATGGCGTATCTCCGCAGGGTGACGATCGCGTGCTCGCTACAAACGGGCTACTTAAAGGGCCGGGTCGACCAGAACGATATCAAGTGTGACGGCATTAGACGGACGCAGGCCGATTTCATGCTCAACAAACAGATGATTTTCTTCTATTACGTCAAGTTCAACAACAACTCGGTGATATTGAGGCTGGACAACGATTCGGACTATTACGTACCGCACTATAACCACGAATGTGGTGTCACGCGAGATGACGATTGCATGACGTGCGCGTGGACCGCCGACGGGTACATAAACTACTTCAAACGGTGTTCAAGCGCCAACCGGTGTTCGGGGTTGTACCAGTTCTACGACAGGCGGTACGCGCAGAACTTTACGACCACCTCAACGGCCACGGCGCCGGTGCCACTACAGTGCGCCAACGCAAGCGTCCAGTCGGTGGAACCGGTTTCGGCCCCGTGGACCGGTGGCACGGTGGTACGCATCACCGTCAAGAACCACCGGATACTGAACGAGAAGAAGTCGGTGGTGGTGACAGTGGCCGGGCGCGGGTGTATCGGCCCAAAGTCGGTGGATAACGATACGATCGCGTGCACCATATCACCACGATCGCCGCCAAGAGAAGATCCGAAAGCAGTCAGTGACGTCGCCAGGCTCGCAGAAGGCTCAATCGTGGTTGAGTACGGTCCGTGGCAGAAGTTCAGTATCGTGTCCACGTTCGCGTTCAAGCTCGTAAATCCTCTGTTGACGGACGTGAGCCCGACCTGTGGCCCACTGTCGGGTGGAACACCTCTGACCATCGCCGGCGAGTATCTAGACACCGGTACCGCTGTCCGCGTGGTGGTTGGCAATGACACGACGTGCACTGCGGTAGTCCGCTCGCCAGACCGTATTTCGTGTTTGACAGGCGCCGTAGAAACTCCAACCGATGGCGTCGTCAGAGTGGTGTTCGACGGCGGGCTGTCCGCGCAAGCTGCTAACCGACAGTCGTTCGCCTACACCGGCAACCCAGTACTGGACGCGTCACAACCATTTGCGGGCATCGTTTCGGGCGGCACAGCGATCCCGGTACGTGGACGCCACTTCTCTTGCGCGCGCAACACCACGATGGTTGTCTACCTGCACAACGGCACCGTCCACCGGACAGGTTGTCAGATACACAACGACACCTTCATGGTGTGCCGGTCCCCTACACTCAGCGTGGACGATCTCCCGACACGACACGACACCATCGCGGCCGAGAACGACGACGCCGAGGCCACACTGCTTGGCACATTGAAGTTTGAACTCGACGTAGCGTACGACGGTGGCTCGATCGCAAAACCTCGGCCTGGTCACGGTGATCCCATGCCCAGGTACCACTTGTACGCGGACCCGGTGTTGGACGACTTTGCGATGGACGGCCTCGCGATCACCGTCATCGGCCGGAACCTGGAGTGGGGTTACGCGCAGCACCAAGGCGACGATATTGTCGTCCGGTTACTCGTGAACGTGAACGACAACTTGGCCTTTTCCACCAAGTGTGACGTCACTTCCGTTGACTGGCACAGGATCGTGTGCGTGCCGAAATCCGCGGTCAATTTGGACACGGTAAGCGCGGTTGACGCCACCTTCGGTCTGTCCTTCAGGCGTGTCGTCCACAGAAATCCCGCCCGTCCCGTCGATGACAGTCAGCATCCTTGGACCGATGGCCGTACCACCGTGGTCGTAGCCGTTTTTGCGGCGTTGTTGTTGTGCTGCGCATGCCTCGTGCAGTTATACGGAAGAAAAATCAGAAATCGGTACAACTGCGGCACGCCGCTCTTCGAATTGCAAACACCGGAATAGTATCGAAACACCAGACTGTAGCCTAGGACAACCACACTGCACTGCATACAACATTCTTATATTTTCAtactcattttaaaatatcatatcacATGGATAGCGTGAAACAGTAGTAAAAAAGTGCTTATGCACACAGAACGATTCATCTACAAGAATGCGtacaattctgatttttggaatttttaaatatactttgaaacgatattttaaaactgtagaGATTTTTTACACCCCTTATTAtggagtgtcctgtggtgatacaaatTTCTGATTTTCCAATGAGAAGCTCACTTTTTTACTATGTAAATTGTTTAGTGAATagttttattgaacattttgatatacctaattcagttattaaaatgtttatactaataagttataagtatagtagtccttaaaaatggttttgcaaaaatataaaataatcttgtatttattattagtccGTAGACATTggaaaatttttacaaattattaatgttgaatgttgattgattaatattcattactaaaattttcaaatcaccataggTTCCCTTATCTTCTAAACTCATTATCATGGACCTgttatccttagtacacaaatttaattaactCAAAAATACTAATCCCACGacaaatctcaagaatttaaaaataagttcttAAACcctaaagtatatttaaaaattccaaaaatcaggtTTTGAACAACTGCATTATTTAAGAAAAAGACGGCGAGCTTGGTATGCTTGGTGAATAatcctgtatatatattatattataattatcggtGTAACGTGTCACATGGTACATCCCTGCCTTTCCACTTTGATATATTACAATGGTCTTGCCGGGTCCGAtgactgtacatttttttattttataattttattactcgACTACTTTCCCGTATTTACTGCTTTTTATATTTAGCTTA
This genomic window from Metopolophium dirhodum isolate CAU chromosome 1, ASM1992520v1, whole genome shotgun sequence contains:
- the LOC132936670 gene encoding plexin-B2-like, whose protein sequence is MMFSDFTIFMVFLCVSHHAYASESAKGTMNCAEYRSCTKCANETLCSWSLEHQNCVQPEELWGNMMVHVETDCPQFTVAKLSWLKDASYTYTLTVSNDKKDFMAYLRRVTIACSLQTGYLKGRVDQNDIKCDGIRRTQADFMLNKQMIFFYYVKFNNNSVILRLDNDSDYYVPHYNHECGVTRDDDCMTCAWTADGYINYFKRCSSANRCSGLYQFYDRRYAQNFTTTSTATAPVPLQCANASVQSVEPVSAPWTGGTVVRITVKNHRILNEKKSVVVTVAGRGCIGPKSVDNDTIACTISPRSPPREDPKAVSDVARLAEGSIVVEYGPWQKFSIVSTFAFKLVNPLLTDVSPTCGPLSGGTPLTIAGEYLDTGTAVRVVVGNDTTCTAVVRSPDRISCLTGAVETPTDGVVRVVFDGGLSAQAANRQSFAYTGNPVLDASQPFAGIVSGGTAIPVRGRHFSCARNTTMVVYLHNGTVHRTGCQIHNDTFMVCRSPTLSVDDLPTRHDTIAAENDDAEATLLGTLKFELDVAYDGGSIAKPRPGHGDPMPRYHLYADPVLDDFAMDGLAITVIGRNLEWGYAQHQGDDIVVRLLVNVNDNLAFSTKCDVTSVDWHRIVCVPKSAVNLDTVSAVDATFGLSFRRVVHRNPARPVDDSQHPWTDGRTTVVVAVFAALLLCCACLVQLYGRKIRNRYNCGTPLFELQTPE